The following proteins are encoded in a genomic region of Brassica oleracea var. oleracea cultivar TO1000 unplaced genomic scaffold, BOL UnpScaffold01179, whole genome shotgun sequence:
- the LOC106321030 gene encoding glycine-rich cell wall structural protein-like, giving the protein MGMFLRRGWIVACVFMLLMSTQVLGKLSSKDDHAKSKHRHHNNKRDGASGGGGAGGSIGAGGGAGGGIGVGGGIGGGGGAGGGGGIGSGGGVGGGTGGNGGSCAGGHGGGGRGSGGTGGGVGGGGGVGVGGGFGGGVGGSAGGSAGGGGGGSVGGGGRGGGRGSGGSGAGGIGGGGGGSIGGGGGVGGSIGGGGGAGGGVGGGAGGGVGGVGAGGGAGGGAGGGLAGGGGVGGGVGGGANVGVGVGAGGGAGGGAGGGGGGGIGNRRH; this is encoded by the exons ATGGGGATGTTTTTGAGAAGGGGCTGGATAGTGGCTTGTGTGTTTATGTTACTGATGTCGACTCAagtgttgggaaaattatctaGCAAAGATGATCATGCCAAGAGCAAACACCGACATCACAATAACAAAAGAGACGGTGCTAGTGGAGGTGGAGGTGCTGGAGGTAGTATCGGAGCAGGAGGTGGTGCTGGCGGTGGCATTGGAGTCGGAGGAGGCAtaggcggtggtggtggtgctggtggaggtggtggtatTGGATCCGGAGGAGGAGTTGGTGGTGGTACTGGTGGTAATGGAGGAAGCTGTGCTGGTGGTCATGGTGGTGGTGGACGTGGTAGTGGTGGTACTGGGGGAGGTGTAGGTGGAGGTGGTGGCGTTGGAGTTGGAGGGGGATTTGGTGGTGGTGTAGGTGGAAGCGCAGGTGGAAGCGCAGGTGGAGGTGGAGGCGGCAGTGTTGGTGGAGGAGGACGTGGTGGTGGACGGGGTAGTGGGGGATCTGGTGCTGGTGGAATTGGCGGTGGAGGTGGTGGAAGTATTGGCGGTGGAGGAGGTGTTGGTGGTTCGattggaggtggtggtggtgccgGAGGTGgagtaggtggtggtgctgGAGGAGGTGTTGGTG GAGTTGGAGCAGGAGGCGGTGCAGGAGGAGGAGCTGGTGGTGGTCTAGCGGGTGGAGGAGGAGTCGGCGGTGGTGTAGGAGGCGGAGCAAATGTTGGTGTAGGAGTTGGAGCTGGAGGTGGTGCAGGAGGAGgagctggtggtggtggtggtggtggcatTGGTAACCGAAGACATTAA
- the LOC106321029 gene encoding glutathione S-transferase T3-like has protein sequence MDPYSQSSSYMGLLNSQNFPYESFSPFSSQQTDAGTLREDTPVDRKERRKWTPADDEVLISGWLNTSKDAVVGNEQKSGTFWKRVGEYVAASPHTREGGETREHLHSERQISSGQNESDVLKVAHAIFYSDHNTKFNLEHVWCVLRYEQKWLNLNTPKSTSSSKRKTGETGSQTSSTTVGDQDIRPEGVKAAKAKMNNAIRQLAYGGGADTVDEYVQLAETTARKCLHNFTAGIISLFGDEYLRHPTPEDLQRLLYENEEREFPGMIGSIHWRSWKNYSILGNNVDFRGWLEASTVL, from the exons ATGGATCCATATAGTCAGTCATCTAGTTATATGGGCCTTCTTAACAGTCAAAACTTTCCTTATGAAAGTTTTTCTCCATTCAGTTCACAACAAACCGACGCTGGAACTCTACGTGAAGACACACCAGTGGACCGTAAGGAGAGAAGGAAATGGACCCCAGCCGATGACGAGGTTCTAATCAGTGGGTGGCTGAACACATCTAAGGATGCAGTCGTTGGGAATGAACAAAAGTCAGGGACTTTTTGGAAACGAGTAGGCGAATATGTCGCAGCAAGTCCTCATACTAGAGAGGGTGGTGAAACAAGAGAGCATCTCCATT CAGAAAGACAAATCAGTTCTGGTCAGAATGAAAGTGATGTTCTCAAGGTGGCTCATGCCATCTTCTACTCTGATCACAACACGAAGTTTAATCTTGAGCATGTGTGGTGTGTGTTGAGGTATGAACAGAAATGGCTTAACCTTAACACTCCTAAATCCACTAGCAGTTCAAAGAGAAAAACTGGTGAGACAGGTTCCCAAACTTCAAGCACCACTGTTGGTGATCAAGACATCCGGCCTGAAGGTGTAAAAGCTGCTAAAGCTAAAATGAATAATG CAATTCGTCAATTGGCATATGGTGGTGGGGCTGATACAGTTGACGAATATGTCCAACTTGCTGAAACAACTGCTCGAAAATGTTTGCACAATTTTACCGCCGGAATAATCAGCTTGTTTGGCGATGAATACCTACGACAtcccacaccggaggatctgCAAAGACTTCTATATGAGAACGAGGAACGTGAATTTCCGGGGATGATTGGAAGCATTCACTGGAGGAGCTGGAAAAACTACTCCATATTGGGGAACAACGTGGATTTCCGGGGATggttggaagcatcgact gtactatga